A stretch of the Aphis gossypii isolate Hap1 chromosome 2, ASM2018417v2, whole genome shotgun sequence genome encodes the following:
- the LOC114130923 gene encoding uncharacterized protein LOC114130923 gives MEKLPAKRSLFDTFLEEINDEESILDFPNNETSIEIEEKIWMEDENSSTNSKDAILNEHNCDINIMLKAFDDAFETMYGNNEVSSTHIQKLSEEFQENCVHMINTIKTQSELIEIEKSKYNVLENESTSTINKLQLEVAKLNFQLKQQSSFSSFIGSTLCYYLWKATEISSVIDLILQKDNITNMATFIANILSSFIKSYEYQQMPSIQTKETQFVLQILRILANLTTTKSGCHFFSQVNDGINIVNLIVTLVLCTPPSNNILKNIAYATLYNVSIQFNGYLLMKNSKLIQTLQNDIKVVPTRDNNTILFSLNLLLSLSRKMDKSMYLIFKNEINLQEILKLTKYTETELIARKIFDNINIASKKFTEKSE, from the exons ATGGAGAAGTTGCCTGCAAAAAGATCATTATTTGATACTTTTTTAGAAGAAATTAACGATGAAGAGTCGATATTAGATTTTCCAAATAATGAAACATCTATTGAAATCGAAGAAAAAATATGGATGGAGGATGAGAATTCTTCAACTAATAGCAAAGACgctattttaaatgaacataattgtgatattaatattatg cttaAAGCATTTGATGATGCATTTGAAACAATGTATGGCAATAATGAAGTGAGCTCTACTCATATTCAGAAATTATCTGAAGAATTCCAAGAAAATTGTGTGCatatgataaatacaattaaaacccAAAGTGAATTGA ttgAAATCGAAAAGTCCAAGTATAATGTATTGGAAAATGAATCTACTTCTACTATAAATAAGTTACAATTGGAAGTTGcaaaattaaactttcaaCTCAAACAACAATCTTCATTTAGTTCTTTTATTGGATCTACACTATGTTACTATTTGTGGAAAGCAACTGAAATATCTTCAgtaattgatttgattttacaaaaa gatAACATAACAAATATGGCTACATTTATAGCAAATATACTTAgttcttttattaaatcatacgaGTATCAGCAGATGCCATCAATACAAACAAAAGAAACACAATTTGTGTTACAAATTTTGAGAATACTAGCAAAcctaacaacaacaaaaagtgGTTGTCACTTTTTTTCCCAAGTAAATGAtggaattaatattgttaatcttATAGTGACTTTGGTGTTGTGTACACCtccatcaaataatatattaaagaa tattGCTTATGCaacattgtataatgtaagtaTCCAATTTAATGGATACTTGCTTATGAAAAATAGTaaacttatacaaacattacaaaatgatattaaagtaGTACCTACCAGAGACAACAacacaatattgttttctttaaaCTTATTACTTTCTCTAAGTAGAAAAATGGATAAATcaatgtatttgatttttaaaaatgaa ATAAATTTACAAGAAATACTcaagttaacaaaatatacagaaaCAGAATTAATagccagaaaaatatttgataacattaatattgcaagtaaaaaatttactgAAAAGTCTGAATAA
- the LOC114130930 gene encoding cuticle protein 7-like produces the protein MAIKMIMFAALFGHLAIAFAYSPTEYNSYDADHYEHASKPYNFKYSVKDLHTHDIKSQHEESDGHGNVKGSYRLVEPDGSTRVVEYTADHEHGFNAVVKKIDAPNHHGEYSGTVDYHNHHESLHPYKHSSYNFF, from the exons ATGGCTATAAAG ATGATAATGTTTGCTGCTTTGTTCGGGCATTTGGCCATTGCATTTGCATACTCACCCACCGAGTACAACAGTTATGACGCCGATCATTACGAGCATGCATCTAAGCCATATAATTTCAAGTATAGTGTGAAAGATCTTCACACGCATGACATCAAAAGCCAACACGAAGAGAGTGACGGTCACGGTAACGTCAAAGGATCGTACCGTCTTGTGGAACCCGACGGATCCACCCGCGTGGTTGAGTACACCGCTGACCACGAACACGGTTTCAATGCGGTTGTCAAAAAGATCGATGCACCCAATCACCACGGCGAATACTCTGGCACCGTGGACTACCATAATCATCACGAGTCACTTCATCCGTACAAACATTCgtcgtataattttttttaa
- the LOC114130928 gene encoding ribonuclease H-like isoform X3, whose protein sequence is MCSNQQLASGENACPAQRSLQSSSHTFILESVKSENLSSTVPGIPTNNNAEIFAAVLAIKILLKNNEYRAEIITDSKFLYDCMTRYILKWRNNGWMTQKGNIVANKYMLQKLDNHQNVMHKVRFTHIRGHSNNFGNQQADMLARKAVYH, encoded by the exons atgtgcagCAACCAGCAACTTGCAAGTGGTGAGAACGCATGTCCTGCACAACGATCACTACAGTCATCATCTCATACATTCATACTTGAATCAGTCAAATCAGa GAACTTATCATCAACGGTGCCTGGTATTCCGACTAACAACAATGCTGAGATATTTGCTGCAGTTTTGGCTATCAAAATACTACTTAAGAACA atgaatATCGTGCAGAAATAATAActgattcaaaatttttatacgatTGTATGACaaggtacattttaaaatggagAAACAATGGTTGGATGACTCAAAAAGGTAACATAGTAGCCAACAAGTACATGCTGCAAAAACTCGACAATCACCAAAATGTTATGCATAAAGTTAgattt actCACATACGAGgacatagtaataattttggcAATCAGCAAGCGGATATGTTAGCCCGTAAAGCAGTATATCATTAA
- the LOC114130928 gene encoding ribonuclease H1-like isoform X1, protein MYFNYNRHGEVVVYVDGACRNNGTRWAQAGAGVWFKNNHELNLSSTVPGIPTNNNAEIFAAVLAIKILLKNNEYRAEIITDSKFLYDCMTRYILKWRNNGWMTQKGNIVANKYMLQKLDNHQNVMHKVRFTHIRGHSNNFGNQQADMLARKAVYH, encoded by the exons ATGTACTTTAACTACAACAGGCACGGTGAAGTGGTGGTGTACGTAGATGGTGCCTGTCGGAATAACGGTACGCGATGGGCCCAGGCTGGGGCTGGTGTTTGgttcaaaaataatcatgAGCT GAACTTATCATCAACGGTGCCTGGTATTCCGACTAACAACAATGCTGAGATATTTGCTGCAGTTTTGGCTATCAAAATACTACTTAAGAACA atgaatATCGTGCAGAAATAATAActgattcaaaatttttatacgatTGTATGACaaggtacattttaaaatggagAAACAATGGTTGGATGACTCAAAAAGGTAACATAGTAGCCAACAAGTACATGCTGCAAAAACTCGACAATCACCAAAATGTTATGCATAAAGTTAgattt actCACATACGAGgacatagtaataattttggcAATCAGCAAGCGGATATGTTAGCCCGTAAAGCAGTATATCATTAA
- the LOC114130928 gene encoding ribonuclease H1-like isoform X2 encodes MYFNYNRHGEVVVYVDGACRNNGTRWAQAGAGVWFKNNHELNLSSTVPGIPTNNNAEIFAAVLAIKILLKNNEYRAEIITDSKFLYDCMTRYILKWRNNGWMTQKGNIVANKYMLQKLDNHQNVMHKTHIRGHSNNFGNQQADMLARKAVYH; translated from the exons ATGTACTTTAACTACAACAGGCACGGTGAAGTGGTGGTGTACGTAGATGGTGCCTGTCGGAATAACGGTACGCGATGGGCCCAGGCTGGGGCTGGTGTTTGgttcaaaaataatcatgAGCT GAACTTATCATCAACGGTGCCTGGTATTCCGACTAACAACAATGCTGAGATATTTGCTGCAGTTTTGGCTATCAAAATACTACTTAAGAACA atgaatATCGTGCAGAAATAATAActgattcaaaatttttatacgatTGTATGACaaggtacattttaaaatggagAAACAATGGTTGGATGACTCAAAAAGGTAACATAGTAGCCAACAAGTACATGCTGCAAAAACTCGACAATCACCAAAATGTTATGCATAAA actCACATACGAGgacatagtaataattttggcAATCAGCAAGCGGATATGTTAGCCCGTAAAGCAGTATATCATTAA